The following are from one region of the Paenibacillus sp. JZ16 genome:
- a CDS encoding sensor histidine kinase, translating to MKLSSKIHLYSSVLMAAILIVMNLSVYYVFSKMTVDSQLEQAEAEDSRISREMAKAADSIPTSDLLRSYVPLDGKIQLLGPDESYPSTSVTSSGEDMDELKLPYDTQKQVKVVEYDNIRYTMVSLPIIWRDGIVVNIQVARSLAATMETLQVLRIVLVAVTAIALVPVILSTRILGRLIVQPITALIRTMREIRQSGRFRRIELKEKSKDELVEMGAAFNDMITLLESNHARQEQFVSNASHELKTPLTIIESYASLLKRRGLDRPELFMESVEAIHSEAIRMKEMTEQLLLLARNQDQWQVEMEQVDLVALSESSARAFRDAYNRTVEVEADGEVLGWTDGRRLKQLLFILLDNARKYSDEHIVIQVGRKPSEVYIRVIDRGIGIAKEELEHVFDRFYRVDEARTRRGGGAGLGLSLAKDIAEAISASIELDSLPGVGTTATIRLQESK from the coding sequence ATGAAGCTGAGCAGTAAAATCCACCTCTATTCGTCGGTGCTGATGGCGGCCATTCTGATAGTCATGAACTTATCCGTGTACTATGTGTTTAGCAAAATGACGGTGGACAGCCAGCTGGAGCAAGCGGAAGCGGAGGACTCCAGAATTTCGCGGGAAATGGCCAAAGCCGCGGATAGTATCCCGACGAGCGATCTTCTACGAAGCTATGTCCCTCTGGACGGGAAGATTCAATTGCTCGGGCCGGATGAAAGCTATCCGTCCACTTCAGTGACTTCCTCCGGTGAGGATATGGATGAGCTTAAGCTGCCGTACGATACGCAGAAGCAGGTGAAGGTCGTTGAGTATGATAATATCCGGTATACGATGGTTTCCCTGCCTATCATTTGGAGAGACGGGATCGTGGTTAATATACAGGTGGCCCGCAGTCTTGCCGCTACGATGGAGACGCTCCAAGTGCTGCGAATCGTACTGGTTGCCGTAACCGCGATTGCCTTGGTTCCGGTCATCCTTTCGACGCGGATACTGGGACGTTTGATCGTCCAGCCGATTACGGCTTTGATCCGTACGATGCGGGAGATCCGGCAAAGTGGGCGGTTCCGGCGAATCGAGCTGAAGGAGAAATCCAAGGATGAATTGGTGGAGATGGGGGCTGCGTTCAACGACATGATAACGCTGCTGGAGAGCAATCATGCGAGGCAGGAGCAATTCGTGTCCAACGCTTCCCATGAGTTAAAGACGCCCCTTACCATCATCGAGAGCTACGCAAGTTTGTTAAAGCGGCGAGGTCTGGACCGGCCGGAGCTGTTCATGGAGTCCGTGGAAGCGATCCATTCGGAAGCGATCCGGATGAAGGAGATGACGGAGCAGCTGCTGCTGCTTGCCCGCAATCAGGATCAGTGGCAGGTCGAGATGGAGCAGGTGGATCTCGTGGCATTATCGGAGTCTTCCGCGCGTGCCTTCCGCGATGCCTATAACCGCACGGTGGAGGTTGAAGCCGATGGCGAGGTTCTCGGCTGGACGGACGGCCGCAGGCTCAAGCAGCTCTTGTTCATTCTGCTGGATAATGCGCGCAAGTACAGTGACGAACATATTGTCATTCAGGTTGGCAGGAAGCCATCGGAGGTTTATATTCGGGTCATCGACCGCGGAATCGGCATTGCCAAGGAGGAGCTGGAGCATGTGTTCGACCGTTTCTACCGGGTGGACGAGGCTCGTACCCGCCGGGGCGGGGGGGCTGGTCTTGGTCTGTCCTTGGCTAAGGATATCGCTGAGGCCATCTCGGCTTCGATCGAGCTGGATAGCCTGCCGGGTGTCGGTACAACCGCCACAATCCGGCTGCAAGAATCGAAATAA